The sequence CCTTATTGATTGAGAACTTTGTGCGACAAACACTCATCAACATTAACACTTGGGATAAACAAATACACTACTTTTTTGTTCAACCAGTTGAAAccaattatttttctatttgcCTGCATCTCCCATAATTAGTTTCAACTGGTTGATCATAAAAGTTATGGGCAAATATCCCAATACAGATCTTCAGAAAGGACTTTTTCCATTTATTATTACAATTTTCCACGGTGAGAACATTTGATTGGCATTCCCACATGCGGAGAAACTTCTTCCAAATCATTTGTGGGGAGAAAAAACAATCAAACATCTATAAAAGGTACTTACATCGCCCCAGCTTGTGAGGAGAATAATCTGAGACCTGTCAACTTTTGAAGATCTTGTCTAAACCCAGAAAAGACAACCTGAAAGAAACAGATAAGAACAGGAAGATAAGCAAGACCACAGGCACAGCAGAACACCACGCTTCTAAATAAATGGAGGAAATATAGAGTGGTGCCGGCATGAAAATTCAGGAAGCAACAACATTTATTCAGGAAAAGAGTGACCAACTATATTCCAACAAATTGACAAGTGCAAAGTTTGAAGAACGAAACAAGCAGGCTCTAGCATCCAAGTTACAGAGGAGTCAAGTTAGAAAGGTTGAATAATTTAAACACAGATCTGCAGATGATGCAACTTCCAGAATGAGAACGACAAGGTGAAGAGGCCAACACTGATATAAAGACAAAAACAATAAAGAGAAGTGTgatgaaatacaaaataatcacCATTTACATAGTTAGTGTAACCATTTACTCTAGATTACATGGCTGGGATAGCTGACAGGTAATAACTCACAAGAAGCAGACATTTAAACACAAATTGAAATGCATCTTTCAGCTGATACTTGACTGACATAATATGGAAGGAGGGCTTAAATGACCTTTGAGACAGCAAATTAATTTGCTGTTAACTATGACCAATTAAAGATCATATGATCAACCTTATAAGATGGTAACCTATTGCTGTTGCTACTTAGGAAAGAGAGAAAAGGCCACCGGCCCTAGAAAGTAATGGGAGTGACACATGACATATTACCATAATAGTAAAAAGGGAAATGATGAAGAAAGAGCGCAAGTGCATTTGAACTCTATAAAAGTTGGCAAATGtgaattttaaaaaacacaAGTAATTTTAGACAGTTCTCATTCATTTTGGAATATCAGCTGACTGCTTAATGGTGGAGTAAATCAAGTAGATGCTATGGTCAGTAGTACTTCAAAGGTTAAGCTTACCTACATCGAGGACGTCAACCGATATTATAAAAGATGCCAATATGCGCTCGATGTGAGGGACAACTCCTAGCAGCTGTCACCAAAAAGGTTGCTGGACACAGTCAAATTGAGAAACAGAAGAACAAAGTCAATACTCACATGTTACAGttgaaaatcaaacaaacaagaaaaactTTTTAGCTGAAATTCTGTAAAAACTTGAAGATGAACAAAACATGCACGCCCTTAGCAGCTTCAAAGAGCCTTCTCAAGAAAGCCCTATAATCTGCAGACCACATTCCTTCACATCACTGATAACAATGTACCAAAATGACAAAGTAGTATAAAAGTTTCTCACAAGACTTTCAACAAATAAACATTGTTCTTCATACAAAACATGCACGTTCTTAGCAGCTTATGTACAAAAATGACAACGTAGTATAAAAGTTTCTCACAAGACTTTCAACAATAAACATTGTTTTTCATTGTATATTTAATTTCCCATTTCAGTTCTTCTCACTCAAAAAACTCTTCAAATCTTTCCCACCAGCCTCCCGTTATTACACTATTCCATGTAGCTTAGCTGATTTTCATGGACTgcttccttttttaaaaaaagagaaggcAATAGTTCCATGAACAATCCTTAAGTTTCTGATAGTTATCCATCAAAATCCTGTCAAAATGATGGAACCCTATCAGACTATCAGATGACATAATAAAGCTTAACACAAGATAACCTGGGGTAAACTCATGAAAAGGTAAGCAGAAGGcatcttcttgttttctttcttttgtttgtttttatggCCAGTTTTCTTTTCTCAAAATGAGGGAGCTTATAACCTGAAGAAATTAGAGGGACACATGTAATGCTTCTCATGCTAATGATGAATTGAACTAAAGATCTTAGAAATGCAGGTCTCATAAGTTTGTAAACTAAAGGGTTCCTTCCTGTTAATTCCACAAATGACACATTTGTGAACTTATCAAAACAGGCTAACAAAACTACCAGATTGGGTAGTTGTTTGGAGCTTCTCACCTTACAGAAACGACGATGACCATGATGCTTGAGCTTGATTTAAATATGCTGAAGCAATCTTCTCAAGTCCTGAAGCAATTAAAGGGAACAACGATTCACATGTCGCTAAAGCAGTGCCAACGGAACtaggtaatttttttaaattaaacagCCACTGGGATATCCAAACTTGTCCGGAATGGTACAAATTGCTTTGAAGGTGATAAATCAGGATTCAAGTCTTTTGATGGAATGAGCCTTACTTTATAAGCTTCCTTTACCATCCCAGCTTTTAGAAGGCATGATGTCAAGCAACTTACTGTGATATCATCTGGGACACAACCCAAAGACAGCATCTTATCAAAAATGGCCAAAGCTTCAAGCATTCTTCCTTTCATGCAATGCCCAAGAATGAGAATGGTGAAGGTGATTTTATCATGGCAGCACCCTTTGCTCTCCATTTCTGCAGCAATGACATTTGCTTCGCTCAAATTACCAGCCTTGCAAAACCCATCAAGCACAGGGTTGTATAGAAATGGTTGGGGGACAATATCATCCCTCGATTTCAATTGCCTCAATAATTCCCGAGCTTCATTTAATCTATTCTCCTTGCTCAAAGCACTGATAAGAACAGAATACGTATACAAGTTTGGAGACAAATTTCTACTGTTCATGTCATCCCATAGCTTTAAGCCCTGATCCACTTCTCCAGTCCGACAATAACCGTCAACGAGAGAAGTGAAGGTAACAACATCCGGAGGGTAACCAACAGCACACATCTTTCCATACATTTTTATAGCAGAAAACATGTCTCCTATCTTGCCAAAACCATTAATAAGAATGTTAAAAGTAACTAGATTTGGACTAATACCATAAGAAATCATTTCATCCATCAGATTTATAGCCTCATCCATCCTGCCCAACTTGCAGTAACCAGAGATAAGAGAAGTATATGTCACAACATCAGGTGACAGTCCATCTTGTAACTGAAGATTTCCTAACAGACCTTGCGCTCTGTTTACTTGACCAACAGCACACAACCCATTTATAAGAGTGTTATAAGTAACAGTATCAGGGGAACAACCAAAACTTCCCATGTCATTGAAAAACTCAAATGCCTTGTCAACTCCTCCAACTCGACAAAGCCCACGAATCACAGTGTTAAAAGTGCAGGTATCTGGGAACAATCTATCTGACCTCAAAATATGATGTTTGAAAAAATCAACAGCTTCATCTACCCTACTTCGTTTCATTAACAAACTCAAAAGACTATTATGTACAAAAGGCCTAACAATACTACCTTCCTCCCTACCTAACTCAGCTTGtgaaatcaaaatttctttGGCAATCTCAAACTTGCCCGCATTTGCAAGTGCTAATACAACACTTTCCAAAATCGAATTTTCTAGTAAATACCCATCAGCTTTCATATACTTAAACACTAACATAGCGGAATCGTGAAATCCCATCTGAGAAAGTGACCTCAAAAGCAAATTAAAACTCCCAATACAATGAACAAGATTCAGATTGATCCTAGTACACTGTAAAAAACGAAATGCCAATCTCGGGTTATTCAAATTGGTATTAATATGGTGAATAACGGTGAAAGCAATATGTGGGTCCAAATTTTGACGAAAATAATCAGAACCGAATACATCAAGCGATTGAGAATGGTGAAAACAGAGGAGACATACAACTTTTGTAAACCAAACCGCTTCAGGTCCAGGTCCAGGTCCGTATGATGGGATAGATTTTGAAGAAGTGAGACCATGAAATCGAGCAATGAGGAAGATATTGGACGCCCGTTGAACCCACAAGGGCATTATCTCCAGTCGCCGATAGTAGTGATTTGAATCGATCTTAGATTTAGAACCCGTTTTTTAGTCATACCATTTCCGGTACCGGAGGTGATAATATATATTGAGGTTTAGGGTTTTGGAGGAGGAGACGGCGGCCGGAAAAAAGACTCAGTGGCGTCAATGATAAACGCAGGCTAATGTTAAATGTTAAACGGAGTGTGACAATCCCTGATCcctacttctttattttcccaTTCTACTctcctctttcttttttctttttttttaaaattccctAAAAAATAGTTTTCGATGTCTCACGTACTACAATTTAAATAGATTTTCacatctttatattttttcttgtaaaatgtaaatataattttttttttaaatgtgatgAACTACTAAACTAAACCAATGGATGTTTGCCATGagtattttaaagaaaaaatatatatttttatagtggaaaatataatattttttgtttttggaaatTAAGTTGTGTTTGGCTACAAAACaaaattagaattatttttttaaaatatgagtaatttaaagtgaaaataattttttgttcgaAGTCTAGCTCCATAAAAAAGAGAGATCAAATATCTCATTATCTCTTGATAATATTTCCAAACTATAACAATTTTACACtaaattatgtttgtttgataaTATGTTCAATGCATTTATTATTATGATTCgaacatttttatttaacttttgcTTGTGatctttgtttttgttatttttactaCTTTTTTTTGGGCTATTTTTATCTTGACATGAGGATATTGGAGACTATTGTCCTATCTCTGAGGTACATATATACAGTTTCACATCtcattttgtaaaattatattcaatatgttattgttatatatattctACCAACAATATAATTAGGGTATTTTCGTTTATTTTATGCATCTATTGTgtaatcaaaaaattaatattagtaTATGGTTGTAatgtatcttttaaaaattaacagTGCATAGATTATGTAATGTTATAATTAACAATAGAAGGTCTATTGAATTGCTTTATTTTCGTATTAAAAATATTAGCTTGAAGATTATTAGTTCATATATTGCGTAAAATAGTGCAAttcttttaaattaagtttaacatatgttataaaaattgaaataataatcatactatatatataaaaatattttatttaataacgTGTGTTCGCTCAATTGACTTTGATAATGAACTTTGACTTTTTACGTCATAAGAAAAATTAACCCATAACATAATAATCAATTCTCGATATCGGACGAACTTATTAAACTTGTATTCACACTtccttttaataaattattggAAGAACATATTAACCCACTTCAATCAACTTTAGTTGGCATCATTTAATTATAAtgtaaaatttagaaaataaatacattttttttataaaattatttgtacaaaaaatttcattaattaaaaatatcaccacaaaagaaaaatgaaaattatataaatacccCTTTCTTCCTTAAAAACCCTGTAGTGCTTCTGTTTTCCCTAAAACCCAGAAGAAGGGGAGTTGCCCTTCTCAAATGGCGGTCGACAAGAACAAGTTAGAGGAAGAAGCGTTAAGTTTACGCTTTTATAAAATTGTTCTCAGTTGGGATTACCTTCGTCTCATCAAAGAATCCGATgtaatttttactaattttttttgcaatttcTTGTTTTGTATTTCAATGTAGGTTTTAATATCTTTCTTTATGTTTAGCGGAAGAAGGGTAAATGGGATGATGACAACGCTCTTGTTCTGAAAAAAGCAAAGAATTCGTATAAAGATGTTCAAGATTATCTTGCAACATTCGAACCTCTTTTATTTGAAGAAGTTAAAGCTCAAATAATACAAGGGAaaaaagatgatgaagaagGTACTTCTTCTTTGTTCTTGTTATTGGTTATCTAACCCCATATTGTTAATGTGTTTAGGATtttaccaaaaagaaaaagaagaacacATTTAAGTGATTCTTGCCCCAAGATTTTGCTCTTTCTTCCCCACTCCTTAGTTTTCTTTTACCTTCCTCTTCCCCTTATACTGAATAgtattatattcttttttttcgtgtttttgagtttattttGGGTTTGGATATGGACAATTAAGACGAAGTTGATGTGTATGTGGATTTTCATGAAAAGAACCATACTAAGAAAACAACAACGCCGTAAtctcaaaaaaattcaagaccGACAAGAACTATCtgttaaaaaatttgaagattttgaaCTAATTTCGGGTTGAAGCACAGTAGTAGTTTTTCTTGTTGTGTTCATTGTTGGGCAGCCTTATAGAGGTGTTAGTAGATGAAAGGAAGGATGATTCTGTGCACTTGTTGACATGAACTTATGCAAGTGTTATTGGATTTCCATTACAACTATATGGACTCAAGAACTACTAATACTATTATAATTACTCTTTTGCCTTTAAAACTAGAGAATGACTAATATTTTCACaatttatcacataaattgcAGTTTCATATACATAAAAGCTTATATAGGTGTATCTTCAAAAtccattttatcattttatttggtTGACTTCTGCATTCATGTGCTTAGCATATTTGTGCTTGGGAATTGTAGAGACACTTTGGATGAAGGCAGTAACAGTAGGGTGCAGTGAGATTGACGGATTTCACTTTCCAATGATTTCATGCAGTGATGCTGAATCAATACAACAGAATGATCTGTTGTTACTTTCAAATAAGGAGGTACTCTATTTCTGTAAACTTTCTTTGTGCTTTTCAGTTGTTCACTTTTAATGAGTCCGAAATACGTGTTGAAAAAATTGTGTCCCCATGCCATGCTACTTAATTTTAAATACAAGCATTATAATGTGATCATCGTACATTGTTGTTTTCTTTATGAGGTATTTTGAttgtctaaaataaaaaattttcttcaatatttgGGTGCTTGTGGCGAAATGTTTGCAGTTTGGAGATGGTAAGAGACTCCCAACTGCATATGCGTTTGCGTTGGTTGAGGATCGTCGACCAGACAAAATAAGACTTCGGATGCACCTTAGCGGAGAGGTCAAACAATTGAATACACAGGAAATTGAAGCTTGCTCTAGGCTTTTGAGTATGCGTCCTCTTGTTACAGAAAATGCGAAGCTTTTGCATGTTCTCAAGGTACCCCGACATAACTTCTAAATTCTTGTCAAATTTCTTTGTGATTCTACCTTACGTCTTTTCTTATATGTGGTTAATATGTAACACTTGGGCTGAGTTTATTATACTTTCTGGATGAAGCTCCAGTCTGAAAAAGGAGATGTTGAGCCTGTGTAgatcaaacttaaaaaattgagctaaatcaaattcaaaaggATACTGAAGGAATTAATGCTATGCCTGATTTTGGTTCTTTATGTACGAAAACTGTGTTAAGTCGCAGTAGATATGCTCTATGTTTATTTATGTTAGTTCAATCATGTTAAGTTAGTCATGGTGAAGATGAATCAGTTCCCCGCATCACGCATGTTTAAAGCAAGCACAGCATATTCAGATGATGTGCAGCGTAGTTGTTGAGACATGCTAATTCATTTGTCTGCTTCAGTTTTAATATCACCAAGTAAACAAAAAGTACCAGTTCCTACAAAGTTGAAATTGGTACTgcttttaaagaagaaaataaagtatTGTATACTCTTCTGAAGTGATTTATCTTTTTTACATGTGTGCTTCAATTTGCAGATATGCAGTTTATCAACGATAGCCCGTGAATATGTTGCTCTGCGGTCAGTAAGCTCCCTCCCATTTAAGGATTTGATACTATCAGCAGCTGATAGCAATCGTTCTACAGAAGATCAAGCCTGGAAAATATCTAGACCCTTGAAGGAATTTCTTGAAAGCAATCACAACAAGTCTCAGCTTGATGCTATTAATGTGAGTTTCTAAAACAACTTTATCATAATATGCAGTAAGCACTTttctaatatattatttttttacataagCGCGTGTGCGCACacatatataaatgtatatatgcTGTCTATACCAACTCAGTGCTTCTGTACCCCTTGATGACCTATTAATAGTTCTCAGTCATGTAAAACTTAGCATACATTTTTCTCATTCAACATTTCTCTTTGCAGGCAGGGCTTTCACGGAAAACTTTTGTGTTGATACAGGTTTGACTTATCCATTTATTTTCTAGGCTGTATAAACGAAATAGGCCTTTTCTTAATAATGCTCTTTCAAGTGTAGTATTTTGTGATTTATGTACGTATGCATCTCGAAAAGCCATGACGAGTGGAGCTGCTCCGTGctcaattatttgtttttatttactCCATGAAGAATACTTTAATGTATCAAAATTACCACAAAAAGAGATTAGtgtataaaacttaaaaagGCAGTGGTTGGTATTCAAGTTAATCTAGTCTCATTGATGCTTCTTAACCAAATAGTCGGAACTTTAATAAAGTTAAGTATTTAACAAAGTTCATTACTTTAGGGTCCACCAGGGACTGGAAAAACACAAACCATACTTGGGATTCTCAGTGCCATTTTGCATGCAACTCCTTCTAGAGTACACTCCAACAGGTATgccacttattttttttatcactaggatgtatttatattagaaaaagaaGTCTGGTTGTTGCTATGACATATTGCCTTCGACGAGAAACATTAAGGGCTCACCTTTATTCAGTTTATCTGTATATAATACAAAGTTTACCTAATGGAAAGGATAACCCATTCTCTTTTATCTACTGAATTTGTGCAGGGTGAAGTTGAGCAGTGTAAAACGTGGACCAGAATTATCCATGTCAGACAAGTATGTCTACAGAACATACGTGAACTCctgtttatatttataaatacgGGCTGATTGATTTACTTATCTAAAAATGAACATTGTCTTGATGTATCTACGTATATTTACCAGCCATACATGTGTATATGCAGTCTTTTAAGCTCTACATGATGAAAGGATTAAGTGGAAAATCGGGTGATAAAATCTTCATTAACTCTGTAATCCTCAAGCATATTAAAATGACACAGTAGAAACCATTGTGTGCATCATtttgtttatcaagttgtggcACCATATCTAGAAGCAAGATCCTTTGACTGTGGAGATGAAGCTAATTATATATACACTTGTTAACTGATTATTGTGAAGATCCAACATCTCCTTTCTTTCTGGATGGATGGAGAACCTGGGCGGAAGAGGGTGtattcttttgaattttattggCTGAGTGATATCCTCAAAAAAGTTTTATTGGCTGAGTGATCTATACAGTTTATAGGTGTATTTGTGGGCTGTTGACAACTTGTCTCCCCTATTTTACCAATGCTTCTTCGAGATACATgtataatatgaataaattCAAAGTTAAGAATTGTGATAAGGGTTCCTTTTCCAGATCTCTTTAAGACTGTTTGAACTTTGCAGATACAAACACTGGGCAAAAGCATCTCCATGGTTAGGTGGGACTAATCCTCTAGATCAAGAAATGCCAATAGATGGGGATGATGGGTTTTTTCCTACATCTGGCAATGACTTGGTATGTTTGATGTTGTACATCGTAATGATAtgagaaatttaaatttgtgcCCTCTTACACTAAACTATTTTTCTAGAAACCAGAAGTGGTCAATTCCAGTCGGAAGTATCGTGTTCGTGTTCTAGTTTGTGCTCCATCAAATTCTGCGCTCGACGAGATTGTATTGCGGATTCTAAACACTGGTACGCTCTTTTTTATGTACGAATTTCTTCTCACACAAGTTGTGGTGGTGTTGCTATGATGAATATCATTACCTGATTGTTGAATTACAAAATTATAGGACACTTCTCTGCACTTTTTGTGCTTTTACAACATGAAATTTCTATTATTCTGAAAATTGCCTGAAGAAGATCTGTTCACTGATCTTATATCAGTCACTTTGAAGCTTTTTGTATCTGTTCACTTGTGAATGAAATAGATATAACATACAACAATGTGATAACTAAGTCGATGAGTGCTATGAGAAATGTCGGTATACTTAAATTTGCTTAACCAGCCTTACATTAGGGGTTACTCAAGGGAATGCAGTCATCAGTAAACCTGTAAGAACTCTTTACACTAGGCTGTATCACCCAAATGCAATGTTAATCTAAGTAAAGAATTGAAGTCAAATTTACCTTTTCCTCATCTTCTCTTTTTAAATTATAACACAGGAAAAAATATAGCGACTTCTTATCCTGTGCTAGCAATAGCCTTCTCAGGTAAAAAATTAGATGTCAGATTTATGCCCTGGTCCCTTTTCATAAGTTATGATGTGTGATGGGTACGAGAACTGTAGTCCAAGCAGCATGCAAATATTGGCAGAGGAAGCATAGGCGTTTAGACAGAAGTTTTGAGCAAAGTGCTGGGCAGATCATTCCTGTAGTAGCAATATACTGTAGTTTGAGCTAATGGAGGTTGTTTCTAGgatatcataatataatgtaGAATAAGCTTGCACTTTAAGGTAATAAGCTTAAATGTGGGAAAATCTGAAAGAGAATCTACAGCTTTTCTAAGACTCAAAGTTGCAACAAAGTGATGAAATTGCAGCCCGCCGAAGCAAACACTTGAGCATTAGAGAATCATCACAAGGGTTTGGAAGAAATCAGCAACACAAACAAAACCCTCTGTAGTATCACTTATCATCTAACAATCATAGCCTATGATCTTGCAGGATTGGAAGACTCACAAAAAGGAATTCTTTACCTACGATGGTTTTTGTTCCAACTTTAAAGGTGACTTGGAAAagataacataattttttttattgagagATATGATATGAACTATAGGAAAAAATGAGATGCTCTGTCTCTTCTCAATAGATTTTACTTCTGCATGTATGTATTTGTTTAATTAGCTTATGTAATCAGCAGTAAAGCTCGATGCCCACATTTTATCGTCTTATGAAAGGAAATCACAAACAATCTTGTGCTCGGAATGTCTTCTGCTGCAAAATTGAATTTATGACTATCACTTTCAGGTCCTTATAAAAAGGATTATTGATTTCAGGTATCCGGGATGAAAATGACCGTGCATACAGTCCTAAAATAGTACGAATCGGTCTTAAAGCTCATCATTCAGTGCAGGCAGTCTCCATGGATTACCTGGTCTGTACCTTGCACTTGTCTCTCATTATTCTAGAGATTCCAGTGCCAATTGCAGGTGTTCACCTGGTAGGTTTATGTGTATGTAGGTAGAACAAAGACTGTCCGGCATGGACTCACAAATTGGTGATAGGCAGAAGCAAGGAGGGCCTGGGAAAGATAAAGACAGCATTCGTGCTTCTATTCTGGATGAGGCTGTAATTGTATGCCAGTTGGACCTTTTTCTATGGCTAACAAAAGTCCACACAATGTCAGTTGGACCTTCTTTTTATAACTACCTAAAGCCAGCCAATGACTAACCTATTATGATGTGCAGGTGTTCTCCACTCTTAGCTTTAGTGCTTCTCCTGTTTTCACTAAATTGAATCGTGGTTTTGACGTTGTTATAATAGATGAAGCTGCTCAAGCTGTAAGTTTCTGTGTTCTCTATAATCCTGGATAGAATCTAATGATTATccttataaaaagaaaatctaatGACTATTACATGCCAATATATGGTAATATCAGCTGAACAACTCGGTCCTTATTGTTTTTGCTACCTGTCATTGTCATTTGTTGTTCCTCTTCATTGGGTACACTTAGCTAGTAATGCTTTGAATATTCATTTACTTTACCTTTTtgcattttaaagtttattCCCACACCGGTGTTATCTTCGAAGCCCATTCCCTCCTGGAGAAAGTTTTAGTTCTAAAATATACTGTCTTTTAGTAAAACTTAATGGAGATGATGAAACTGACTTCAGCAGCTCTGGTTGGGGACCAATATACCCCAGAACTAGTCAAAATGGGTTAGTTTTACTCTCTGTTACGTTTTTTGGCTTAGAAACGCCCTCCAGCTAGCAAAATAGATCAAAAGTACCCTTCTTTCTAACGGTCGCTCCAAAACAAGAAAAACGGTCTAATTTTTACCCTATAACTATGCAAAATAAGACATTTTTTTCACTCCATCTAAAGTTCTGGACAAGTGCTCTTAATTGTGAAGACTTGAGCTAAATTGGGccattttttcttgttttggaGCGACAGTAAGAAAAAAGGATATTGTTTGAGCTATTTTGCTAGTAAGAGGACATTTTTGAGCCAAAAACATAACGGACCCATTTTGAATAGTTTAGAGatatatttgacccttttccctgaACAATATAAAACATTAGAAGTGTCAGTTCACAAGCAAAACATACTAGTACCAAAttgcaaattattgaaaaataatcctaCAGTGTATGCATTTGGTCCTAATCTTATGTATGAGTCCATTGAGTCATACCTAACTTCATACGAATATGCTTAAATGGTCTGGAATGAGAAAAGTGCAGTTCATGTTAACCGAGGAATTTGGTTTTCTGGTCCTTATCTTATGGAGAAGACATCAACAGTTCTTGCCTTAGGAATCTAAGATATAATTTAAATGGAACTTGCTCAAGTGGTCCATACCTTATGTAGTGGAAATATTGCACTTTCTGAGGAAAAAAATAGAGATTTACTAT comes from Solanum pennellii chromosome 1, SPENNV200 and encodes:
- the LOC107008189 gene encoding probable helicase MAGATAMA 3 isoform X2, which codes for MAVDKNKLEEEALSLRFYKIVLSWDYLRLIKESDRKKGKWDDDNALVLKKAKNSYKDVQDYLATFEPLLFEEVKAQIIQGKKDDEEETLWMKAVTVGCSEIDGFHFPMISCSDAESIQQNDLLLLSNKEFGDGKRLPTAYAFALVEDRRPDKIRLRMHLSGEVKQLNTQEIEACSRLLSMRPLVTENAKLLHVLKICSLSTIAREYVALRSVSSLPFKDLILSAADSNRSTEDQAWKISRPLKEFLESNHNKSQLDAINAGLSRKTFVLIQGPPGTGKTQTILGILSAILHATPSRVHSNRVKLSSVKRGPELSMSDKYKHWAKASPWLGGTNPLDQEMPIDGDDGFFPTSGNDLKPEVVNSSRKYRVRVLVCAPSNSALDEIVLRILNTGIRDENDRAYSPKIVRIGLKAHHSVQAVSMDYLVEQRLSGMDSQIGDRQKQGGPGKDKDSIRASILDEAVIVFSTLSFSASPVFTKLNRGFDVVIIDEAAQAVEPSTLLPLSNGCKQVFLVGDPVQLPATVISPIAGKFGYCTSLFERLQRAGYPVQMLKTQYRMHPEIRNFPSREFYEEALEDGPDVEVQTKRSWHEYRCFGPFCFFDIHDGKESQPSGSGSWQNVDEVEFVLAMYHKLVSGYPELKSSSRLAIISPYRYQVKLLRQKFRETFGVESDKVVDINTVDGFQGREKDVAIFSCVRASKDKGIGFVADYRRMNVGITRARSSVLVVGSASTLRKDARWQNLVESAEKRNALHKVSKPYAEFFSQENLKLMKVEVAHDKHEAPPEDMDIDVPIAAETDHAPQEDWGYAGEEGGYDED
- the LOC107008189 gene encoding probable helicase MAGATAMA 3 isoform X1, which gives rise to MAVDKNKLEEEALSLRFYKIVLSWDYLRLIKESDRKKGKWDDDNALVLKKAKNSYKDVQDYLATFEPLLFEEVKAQIIQGKKDDEEAYLCLGIVETLWMKAVTVGCSEIDGFHFPMISCSDAESIQQNDLLLLSNKEFGDGKRLPTAYAFALVEDRRPDKIRLRMHLSGEVKQLNTQEIEACSRLLSMRPLVTENAKLLHVLKICSLSTIAREYVALRSVSSLPFKDLILSAADSNRSTEDQAWKISRPLKEFLESNHNKSQLDAINAGLSRKTFVLIQGPPGTGKTQTILGILSAILHATPSRVHSNRVKLSSVKRGPELSMSDKYKHWAKASPWLGGTNPLDQEMPIDGDDGFFPTSGNDLKPEVVNSSRKYRVRVLVCAPSNSALDEIVLRILNTGIRDENDRAYSPKIVRIGLKAHHSVQAVSMDYLVEQRLSGMDSQIGDRQKQGGPGKDKDSIRASILDEAVIVFSTLSFSASPVFTKLNRGFDVVIIDEAAQAVEPSTLLPLSNGCKQVFLVGDPVQLPATVISPIAGKFGYCTSLFERLQRAGYPVQMLKTQYRMHPEIRNFPSREFYEEALEDGPDVEVQTKRSWHEYRCFGPFCFFDIHDGKESQPSGSGSWQNVDEVEFVLAMYHKLVSGYPELKSSSRLAIISPYRYQVKLLRQKFRETFGVESDKVVDINTVDGFQGREKDVAIFSCVRASKDKGIGFVADYRRMNVGITRARSSVLVVGSASTLRKDARWQNLVESAEKRNALHKVSKPYAEFFSQENLKLMKVEVAHDKHEAPPEDMDIDVPIAAETDHAPQEDWGYAGEEGGYDED